One Flavobacteriales bacterium DNA segment encodes these proteins:
- the tsaE gene encoding tRNA (adenosine(37)-N6)-threonylcarbamoyltransferase complex ATPase subunit type 1 TsaE encodes MKWICENLVDLDEISREILNECSSRKLAFYAEMGAGKTTLIKLLCKHLKVIDVVKSPTFSIVNEYISESNQTVYHFDFYRLNNRQEAIDIGLDTYFNDSSYCFVEWPTVIDDLLPADFNSIYIEVEEEKRIIKLSLND; translated from the coding sequence ATGAAATGGATTTGTGAAAACCTTGTAGACTTAGATGAAATAAGTAGAGAAATTCTCAATGAATGTTCTTCTAGAAAATTAGCTTTTTATGCCGAAATGGGAGCCGGTAAAACTACTCTCATAAAATTGCTTTGTAAACATCTAAAAGTGATTGATGTAGTGAAAAGCCCGACTTTTTCAATTGTAAATGAGTATATTAGTGAATCAAATCAGACTGTTTATCATTTTGACTTTTATCGCTTAAACAATAGGCAAGAAGCAATTGATATAGGATTAGACACATACTTTAACGATTCATCCTATTGTTTTGTTGAATGGCCAACGGTTATTGACGACTTACTGCCAGCTGATTTTAATAGTATTTATATTGAAGTTGAAGAAGAAAAAAGAATTATAAAACTATCATTAAATGACTAG
- a CDS encoding bifunctional response regulator/alkaline phosphatase family protein, with protein sequence MNFNDKITILWADDEIDLLRPHIMFLEEKGYSIQTANNGVSAIELLDGNHFDLVFLDENMPGLSGLETLLELKNKRPNLPVIMITKSEEESIMEEAIGSKISDYLIKPVNPNQILLSIKKHIDSDRLVSKKTNADYQKEFRDIGIKLGGNLSIEEWEELFKKITFWELELEKSGDDSMKQILEMQKSEANAMFFKFIKSNYESWFSSSENSPLMSHQIFKHSVLPELNEDKTTFFIVIDNLRYDQWKMIQPSLMNDFRIQDESLYFSILPTATQYSRNAIFSGLLPLEMEQQHKDWWKNDTDEGGKNLFEKEFLEAQMRRLGKAHLKVSYNKITNIDAGRRLVDNMQNLMNNHLNVIVYNFVDMLSHARTDMKVIKELAEGNAAYRSLTTSWFEYSPLKDMFAFIANNNSKVVVTTDHGTVLVKKPTKVLGEKDLTTNLRYKLGRNMKYDSKEVFEINQPKNVFLPIVNMSSKYIFAREDYFFAYPNNYNHYVNHYKETFQHGGISLEEMIIPIITLSSK encoded by the coding sequence ATGAATTTTAATGATAAGATAACGATTCTGTGGGCAGATGATGAAATTGACCTTTTGAGGCCTCACATTATGTTTTTGGAAGAAAAAGGGTACTCCATTCAAACTGCTAATAATGGTGTGTCAGCAATTGAATTATTGGATGGCAATCATTTTGATTTAGTCTTTCTTGATGAAAATATGCCTGGATTATCAGGACTTGAAACATTATTAGAATTAAAAAATAAGCGTCCTAATCTTCCAGTAATAATGATTACAAAAAGTGAGGAAGAAAGCATTATGGAAGAGGCTATTGGGTCTAAAATTTCTGATTATTTAATTAAGCCAGTTAATCCCAATCAAATTCTATTGTCTATCAAAAAACATATTGACAGTGATAGACTTGTTTCAAAAAAAACCAATGCAGATTATCAAAAGGAATTTAGAGATATTGGCATAAAACTTGGTGGAAATCTGTCTATTGAAGAGTGGGAAGAGTTATTTAAAAAAATCACTTTTTGGGAGTTGGAACTTGAAAAGTCGGGAGATGATAGTATGAAGCAAATTCTTGAAATGCAAAAATCTGAAGCAAATGCTATGTTTTTCAAGTTTATTAAATCAAACTATGAATCGTGGTTTTCTTCTTCAGAAAATTCACCGTTAATGTCACATCAGATTTTCAAACATTCAGTATTGCCTGAATTAAACGAAGATAAAACCACTTTTTTTATTGTTATTGACAACCTTAGATACGACCAGTGGAAAATGATTCAGCCAAGTCTTATGAATGATTTCAGAATTCAAGATGAGTCGTTGTACTTCAGTATTTTACCAACTGCTACCCAGTATTCTAGAAATGCTATTTTCTCTGGATTACTTCCTTTGGAAATGGAACAGCAACACAAAGACTGGTGGAAAAATGATACCGATGAGGGTGGTAAAAATTTATTTGAAAAGGAGTTTTTAGAAGCTCAAATGAGACGTTTAGGTAAAGCTCATTTAAAAGTATCCTATAACAAGATTACTAATATTGACGCTGGACGAAGGTTGGTAGATAATATGCAAAACCTTATGAATAACCATCTTAACGTTATTGTGTACAATTTCGTTGATATGCTTTCTCATGCTAGAACTGACATGAAGGTTATAAAAGAGCTTGCCGAAGGCAATGCAGCATATAGGTCACTTACAACGTCTTGGTTTGAGTATTCTCCACTAAAAGATATGTTTGCTTTTATTGCGAATAATAATTCAAAAGTAGTAGTTACTACTGATCACGGAACGGTTTTAGTAAAAAAACCAACTAAAGTATTGGGTGAAAAAGACCTAACTACAAATTTGAGGTACAAATTGGGCAGAAATATGAAGTATGATTCAAAAGAAGTATTTGAAATAAATCAGCCTAAAAATGTATTTTTGCCGATAGTGAATATGAGTAGTAAATATATTTTTGCAAGAGAAGATTACTTCTTTGCGTACCCCAATAATTATAATCATTACGTCAACCATTATAAAGAAACCTTTCAGCATGGAGGCATTTCCTTAGAGGAAATGATTATTCCTATTATAACGCTGTCATCCAAGTAA
- a CDS encoding HD domain-containing protein: protein MKKSSKIINDPLYGFISLKGGIILDLIEHPYFQRLRRISQLGLTNMVYPGANHTRFHHALGAMHLMHKAIQVLRFKGIEISVEEADATKIAILLHDIGHGPFSHALENSIAEDISHEELSLIFMEKLNHEFEGKLNLAISIFKNQYSKAFLHQLVSSQLDMDRLDYLNRDSFYSGVQEGIIGAERIINMLNVFEDNLVVESKGIYSVEKFLIARRLMYWQVYFHKTVVCAEQILIKILKRAKELSRNDVDLACSSSLKIFLYKKVSTSDFINNSGIFSAFTALDDYDIYSALKDWQHHSDKILSSLSKCIVNRTLFEVKLKDKPLTNSKISEFKKNISKKYALDEGEIDYFFISGEITNSTYRLNDSDINIIYKDKRVEDLISSADKSTISALTKNVKKYFYCLPKDLHI from the coding sequence ATGAAGAAGTCATCAAAAATCATAAACGATCCATTGTATGGTTTTATTAGCTTAAAGGGTGGAATTATTTTAGACCTAATAGAGCATCCCTATTTCCAACGACTCAGAAGAATTTCTCAACTCGGCTTAACTAATATGGTTTACCCAGGCGCAAATCATACGCGTTTTCATCATGCATTGGGAGCAATGCACCTTATGCACAAAGCCATACAAGTTTTAAGATTTAAAGGAATTGAAATATCGGTTGAAGAAGCAGATGCAACAAAAATTGCAATACTTCTTCATGATATTGGACATGGACCTTTTTCTCATGCATTGGAGAACAGTATTGCCGAAGATATTTCTCATGAAGAGTTGTCTTTAATTTTTATGGAAAAATTGAACCATGAATTTGAAGGTAAATTAAATCTTGCTATTAGCATTTTCAAGAACCAATACTCCAAAGCATTTTTGCATCAGTTAGTATCTAGCCAATTGGATATGGATAGGCTAGATTATCTTAACAGAGATAGTTTTTATTCTGGAGTACAAGAAGGAATTATTGGTGCCGAACGTATAATAAATATGCTTAATGTTTTTGAAGACAATCTTGTTGTAGAAAGTAAAGGCATTTATTCTGTAGAAAAATTCCTCATTGCTAGACGTCTTATGTATTGGCAAGTATACTTTCATAAAACTGTAGTTTGTGCAGAACAAATTCTTATTAAAATTCTTAAACGAGCTAAAGAGTTAAGTAGAAATGATGTTGATTTAGCTTGTAGTTCATCACTAAAAATATTCTTATATAAGAAAGTTTCTACTTCAGACTTTATAAATAACTCTGGTATATTTTCTGCTTTCACTGCTCTTGACGACTACGACATCTACTCAGCCTTAAAAGATTGGCAGCATCATTCTGACAAAATTTTATCTTCACTTTCAAAGTGTATTGTTAATAGAACACTATTTGAAGTAAAATTAAAAGACAAGCCATTAACCAATTCTAAAATTTCTGAATTCAAAAAAAATATTTCTAAAAAATATGCGTTGGATGAAGGAGAAATTGATTATTTTTTCATTTCAGGTGAAATTACGAATAGTACATACAGGCTAAATGATTCAGATATTAACATTATTTACAAAGATAAACGAGTTGAAGACTTGATATCATCGGCAGATAAATCCACTATTTCAGCATTGACCAAAAACGTTAAAAAATATTTTTATTGTCTTCCAAAAGACTTGCATATTTAA
- the lpxD gene encoding UDP-3-O-(3-hydroxymyristoyl)glucosamine N-acyltransferase, with product MKFTVGEIAEIIKGKVIGDEQIIIRSLSKIESGNEGSLTFLANSKYNHFLSSTKASAVIISTDFDFEEENISTTLIQVDDPYQSFAQVLNEFSKEQHSEVGIHNSAVLDKRTLIGADTFIGPNVNIGKDSIIGNSVKIYANCSISNNVKIGDNTIIYSGVNINSFCEIGNECIIQSGVIIGCDGFGFAQNNDNEYTKVAQIGNVIVEDKVEIGANTTIDRATLGSTIIRSGVKLDNLIQIAHNVEIGKNTVIAAQSGIAGSTKIGENCMIGGQVGIIGHLEIGNNVKIAAQSGISSNIKDNDIVQGSPAFSISDYKRSYVYFRKLPQMSSLLIKIEKELNNLLNK from the coding sequence ATGAAATTTACAGTAGGAGAAATTGCTGAAATAATAAAAGGAAAAGTTATTGGTGATGAACAAATTATCATCCGTTCTCTTTCAAAAATTGAAAGCGGAAATGAAGGCAGCTTAACTTTTTTAGCAAATTCTAAATACAACCATTTTCTTTCGTCGACTAAGGCAAGTGCTGTGATTATAAGCACTGATTTTGATTTCGAAGAGGAAAATATTTCTACAACCTTGATTCAAGTTGATGACCCTTACCAAAGTTTTGCGCAAGTTCTAAACGAGTTCAGTAAAGAGCAACATTCAGAAGTAGGAATTCATAACTCTGCAGTTCTTGATAAGAGAACTTTAATCGGTGCCGACACTTTTATTGGTCCGAATGTTAATATTGGCAAAGATTCTATAATTGGAAATAGCGTGAAAATTTATGCTAATTGTAGCATAAGTAATAATGTCAAAATTGGTGATAATACCATTATTTATTCAGGTGTAAATATCAATTCATTCTGTGAAATAGGTAATGAATGCATCATTCAGTCAGGAGTTATCATTGGGTGTGACGGATTTGGTTTTGCTCAAAACAATGATAATGAATATACCAAAGTTGCTCAGATAGGAAACGTAATAGTCGAAGATAAGGTAGAAATCGGCGCAAATACTACAATTGATAGAGCTACACTAGGCTCAACAATCATACGTTCAGGAGTAAAATTAGATAATCTAATACAGATTGCTCACAATGTAGAAATTGGTAAAAATACTGTTATAGCTGCGCAGTCAGGAATTGCAGGGTCAACCAAAATTGGAGAAAATTGTATGATTGGAGGCCAAGTGGGTATTATTGGTCATTTAGAGATTGGCAATAATGTTAAAATCGCCGCTCAGTCAGGAATTTCGTCAAACATAAAAGATAATGATATTGTTCAAGGCTCCCCGGCCTTTTCTATTTCTGATTACAAAAGATCGTATGTGTACTTTAGGAAACTACCTCAAATGAGTTCCCTTTTAATCAAAATAGAAAAAGAGTTAAACAATCTACTCAATAAATAA
- a CDS encoding bifunctional UDP-3-O-[3-hydroxymyristoyl] N-acetylglucosamine deacetylase/3-hydroxyacyl-ACP dehydratase has translation MPEFQNTISSQNTLKGVGLHTGLMTNIRFKPASENNGICFIRTDLEGQPVIAVNLSNFHETKRSTQLKSGSASVQTTEHLLAAIRGLEIDNLIIEIDGPELPILDGSAKPFVEALQTCGIQKQNINRRTFKVNKKIYFKDEDTQSEYTLEPYDGFKIDVTIDYNSKVLPKSEANLNSIDEFVNEISSARTFVFLHEIQSLFNNGLIKGGDLSNAIVFVEDEVNSKELFKLADIFKKKDISVKEEQGILNNVDLYYENEPARHKLLDVIGDLALMGISIKGHLKISKPGHKSNIAFAKKIMEIMKTEAPFYDINKTPVKDIFQIMEILPHRPPFLLIDKIMDLSETHVVGLKNVTMNEEFFQGHFPGAPVMPGVLLIEAMAQAGGILILSTVSDPENYLTYFMKIDKVKFKQKVLPGDTVIFDCKLITPIRRGICHMFGQAYVGEKLVMEAELMAQIKKVK, from the coding sequence ATGCCAGAATTCCAAAACACCATTTCATCTCAAAATACACTAAAAGGAGTTGGACTTCATACTGGCCTAATGACAAACATTAGATTCAAGCCAGCTTCAGAAAATAATGGCATATGCTTTATCCGAACAGATTTGGAAGGACAGCCTGTAATTGCTGTTAACTTATCTAACTTTCACGAAACCAAACGAAGCACACAATTAAAGTCTGGCTCTGCTAGTGTACAAACAACAGAACACTTGTTAGCTGCTATTAGAGGGCTTGAGATAGACAATCTTATAATTGAGATTGATGGTCCAGAATTACCAATACTTGACGGAAGCGCTAAACCATTTGTAGAAGCTCTCCAAACATGTGGAATTCAAAAACAAAACATCAATAGAAGAACATTTAAAGTCAATAAAAAAATTTATTTTAAAGACGAAGACACTCAAAGTGAATATACTCTTGAGCCCTATGATGGCTTCAAAATTGATGTTACAATTGACTATAATTCCAAGGTTTTACCCAAATCCGAAGCAAATTTAAATTCAATTGATGAATTCGTAAATGAAATTTCTTCTGCTCGAACTTTTGTATTTTTACATGAGATACAAAGCCTATTTAATAACGGATTAATAAAGGGCGGAGACTTAAGTAATGCAATAGTTTTTGTTGAGGATGAAGTAAATTCTAAAGAACTTTTTAAATTAGCGGATATATTTAAGAAAAAAGATATATCAGTAAAAGAAGAACAAGGAATTTTAAATAATGTAGATTTATACTACGAAAATGAACCGGCTAGACACAAATTATTAGATGTCATTGGAGATCTTGCATTGATGGGCATCTCTATAAAGGGGCATCTTAAAATTTCAAAACCTGGCCATAAATCAAATATAGCATTTGCAAAAAAAATTATGGAGATTATGAAAACTGAAGCACCATTTTATGACATTAACAAAACTCCAGTAAAAGACATATTTCAAATCATGGAGATTTTACCTCATAGGCCTCCATTTCTTTTGATTGACAAAATTATGGATTTAAGCGAAACACATGTTGTTGGGCTTAAAAACGTAACCATGAACGAAGAATTTTTCCAAGGGCACTTTCCAGGTGCTCCTGTGATGCCAGGCGTATTATTAATCGAAGCTATGGCTCAGGCTGGGGGTATACTAATTTTAAGTACTGTATCAGATCCAGAAAATTACTTAACCTATTTCATGAAAATTGATAAAGTTAAGTTCAAGCAAAAAGTACTACCTGGTGACACCGTGATATTTGATTGCAAACTTATAACTCCAATAAGAAGAGGTATATGCCATATGTTTGGACAAGCATATGTAGGGGAAAAGCTAGTTATGGAAGCTGAGCTAATGGCTCAAATAAAAAAAGTAAAATAA
- the lpxA gene encoding acyl-ACP--UDP-N-acetylglucosamine O-acyltransferase: protein MSTNLKDIHPNATIGDNVTIDSFTTIHEDVEIGEGTWIGSNVTIMNGARIGKNCKIFQGSVISAIPQDLKFGGEDSVVTIGDNTTIRECVTINRATNYSGVTSVGNNCLIMAYVHIAHDCHIDDYAILVNSVQLGGHVEIGKHAIIGGISAVHQFVKIGEYCMVSGGSLVRKDVPPYIKAAKEPLTFIGINSIGLKRKEFAEEKINEIQNIYRVIFQENFNYTQAIEKVESEFTPSIERDSIISFIKESERGIVKGQKK, encoded by the coding sequence ATGTCTACAAATCTCAAAGATATTCACCCAAATGCTACAATTGGGGATAATGTCACTATTGATTCATTCACAACAATACATGAAGACGTAGAAATCGGCGAAGGCACTTGGATTGGCTCTAACGTTACGATAATGAATGGAGCAAGAATTGGAAAAAATTGTAAAATTTTTCAAGGAAGTGTAATCTCAGCTATACCTCAAGACTTAAAATTTGGAGGAGAAGACAGTGTAGTTACAATTGGTGACAATACTACCATCAGAGAATGTGTGACAATTAATAGAGCAACTAACTACAGCGGGGTAACATCGGTAGGTAATAATTGCCTAATAATGGCATATGTACATATTGCTCATGATTGCCATATAGACGATTATGCTATTTTAGTAAATAGTGTCCAATTAGGTGGTCATGTTGAAATTGGAAAACATGCCATTATTGGAGGAATTAGTGCTGTCCATCAGTTTGTAAAAATTGGTGAATACTGTATGGTATCAGGGGGTTCGCTAGTAAGAAAAGATGTTCCACCATACATCAAAGCTGCAAAAGAACCTCTTACTTTTATCGGCATTAATTCTATTGGACTTAAGCGTAAAGAGTTTGCAGAAGAAAAAATCAATGAAATTCAAAATATATACAGGGTCATATTTCAGGAAAACTTCAATTATACCCAAGCTATCGAAAAAGTTGAAAGTGAGTTTACCCCTTCAATTGAAAGAGATTCAATCATTAGCTTCATAAAAGAATCGGAAAGAGGCATTGTAAAAGGACAAAAAAAATAA
- the efp gene encoding elongation factor P, translating into MASTSDFRNGLCIKHNNDLWQIVEFQHVKPGKGPAFVRTKLKNLTNGRRLDNTFTAGVKIDIVRIENRKHQFLYADGDSYHFMNTDNYEQVFLDKALINAPDFLKEGENADILFHADEEKVLGCELPASVVLEVTYTEPGVKGDTATNTLKPSTVETGATVNVPLFINIGDKIKIDTRTGAYSERVKS; encoded by the coding sequence ATGGCATCTACATCAGACTTTAGAAACGGACTATGCATCAAACACAATAATGACTTGTGGCAAATTGTTGAATTTCAACACGTAAAACCAGGAAAAGGACCGGCATTTGTTCGTACAAAACTGAAAAACTTAACAAATGGTAGACGTCTTGATAATACCTTTACTGCAGGAGTGAAAATTGATATCGTTAGGATTGAAAATAGAAAACATCAGTTTTTATATGCAGATGGTGACTCTTATCATTTCATGAATACCGACAACTACGAACAAGTATTTTTAGATAAAGCATTAATCAATGCCCCAGACTTCTTAAAAGAAGGCGAAAATGCTGACATCTTATTTCATGCAGATGAAGAAAAAGTTCTAGGATGCGAATTACCAGCATCAGTTGTTTTAGAAGTGACCTATACTGAACCAGGGGTAAAAGGCGATACTGCGACAAACACTCTTAAGCCATCAACAGTTGAAACTGGAGCGACAGTAAATGTTCCTCTATTCATTAACATTGGCGATAAGATAAAAATAGACACAAGAACAGGAGCTTATTCAGAACGAGTAAAAAGCTAA
- a CDS encoding ribonuclease HII, with protein MLKPFYKKGLIEAGCDEAGRGCLAGPVVAASVILPPKIKLKGLNDSKLLSHKKRIEFEPIIKEQAIEWAIGIVAPEEIDEINILNASFLAMHRAINQLKTKIDLLLIDGNRFNKHETIKHECIVKGDSKFLSIAAASVLAKNYRDEIMVGLDKKYPIYDWKNNKGYPTKKHRQAILVHGITEHHRKSFQLIPLQYEIEF; from the coding sequence ATGTTAAAACCTTTTTATAAAAAAGGACTGATTGAAGCCGGTTGTGACGAAGCCGGAAGAGGGTGTTTAGCTGGACCCGTTGTTGCAGCTTCGGTGATATTACCGCCCAAAATAAAGCTAAAAGGCCTCAACGATTCAAAACTTTTAAGTCACAAAAAAAGAATAGAGTTTGAGCCAATAATTAAAGAGCAAGCTATCGAATGGGCGATTGGCATCGTTGCACCAGAAGAAATAGATGAAATTAATATTCTAAACGCTTCTTTTTTGGCTATGCACAGAGCAATCAATCAACTAAAAACTAAAATTGATTTGTTATTAATTGACGGTAATAGATTTAATAAACACGAAACTATTAAACATGAATGCATAGTGAAAGGTGACTCGAAATTTCTTTCAATTGCTGCGGCTTCAGTCTTGGCAAAAAATTATAGAGATGAAATTATGGTTGGATTAGATAAAAAATATCCGATTTATGACTGGAAAAACAACAAGGGCTATCCAACAAAAAAACATCGGCAAGCAATTTTAGTTCATGGAATTACTGAGCATCACCGAAAAAGTTTTCAATTGATTCCCTTGCAATATGAAATTGAATTTTAA